In the Pararge aegeria chromosome 16, ilParAegt1.1, whole genome shotgun sequence genome, TAATAATGAGCAGTCTAACTAGAAGCCTACGTTCTACAGTTGGTGACAGCTGGGTATAAGAAATATAATCTCTTGAAAAATCGCTAGAGAATTATAAAGCATAGTCACACGCCGCCGTTTTAATGCGAGATGATAAGCCTAcgaatattatcacatgttagtgatgatAACCGATATTGATggcttaacttgctctccgaACGGTTGaaagttggttggttggttggttgtaCACGATTATTGTTCAGTAAATTACTTTCAATGTAGGATTAGTActtaatatttagaatataattattaatatctatcatattaagtaggtattttacaTGTTATTGAACATCTTGATTTCAGTCTGAACAGGGCTAGATAGATTCAAGATCATAAACTCAGATTTAAACGATAATGTCAACGTCAACACACAGATATACACAATGTCATTTGCCAATGTCAAAGTAACCACAAAATGCAATGTGTCAAAATAGCCATGTGAGCTTGAGGtttgtaaataatgttattgcaataattgttgtgctaattttctaatttataggttttcttaataatttgtTAGAAAAGTCTATCTAATATTAAGAATATATGTGTTAAGTCCAAAATGGCAGATGGTCAGTTTAGTGATTATGAAGAAGATATTTCAAAGAAGGTTAAAACTGTCCGGGTACGTGTTATTTACTACGTAAAAAGTTCCTGTTACAAGCTTTATTAAGATGCTAAGTCCTTGAACGATAGATTTTTAGGAATTCCAGCTACATCACAGTCGACAACCATTGTGTACTTTGCCCTATGCAATACCCAATTAGTTTTCGAATTTTTTAGAACATATTAATTATACCGACATTGAGATAACAACGGGTTCTCAAATTCTATCTTATACATACATTGATAGATTGAGGACCTCATCATATTTCATACTAGTATATCCTCCAAGGACGCAAGTTACATTCATGTTTAATTAACTACATTTTATAGAATTAAATGTTATAGCTAATAGGATGCATTGAAAACtgaaattttaagagttctagTTGCTTTTAAAACTGCCAATTTGTTGAATTGTAGTGGCTCTTCCACCAGCGCATTTTCAGCCAGCGCATTTTTCCAGCgagtccatcatcatcattactgaTCCATtagtgtagacttcacacacctttgtgaacattatagaaaattctcatgcatgtaggtttccttcatatctcttttttattataaataatcaaataactTCTAAAAGTTTGACGTGTGTTGGATACGCATGTGTGGTGTGTGTGAGATCAAGCCTAATCACCgcttttattacaaattttttgaaaaatacacTATCTATTCTACCTAGTAGCAACATGCtaactaaatattttaaggCAATGGAAGCACCAGTTAGATTCAATATCTTTTCAATTATTAGTATTACAGGAAGCAgttgaaatatttgacttgtttcatctatgtttttttttcttagtttgcAGAGACCCCAGAGGTGAGAATACTTAGCAGTGATGAGCTTGATTCTGATGATTATTTCTATGATTCAGATGAACAATTTGGTTACGGAAAGAAAGAAAATGTCAATGCTCAAAATCCAACAACAAAAGTCACTTCTTACCAGCCTACTGAGAAATTGTTCAAacggtatattaataaaattagtgtAGATAAATATGAGCCTGCTATAAATGATAGAGCGCAGAAGTTCATGGATCTAAACGACCGCAAGTCTGATAATGGAAGGATAAGAATCAAGGATAAACATGACAGGGCTACTGCTGAGCAGGTTATGGATCCTCGCACGAAAATGATACTTTTCAAACTGTTGAACAGAGgaattattaatgaaattaatggATGCATTTCCACAGGCAAAGAAGCTAATGTATATCATGCTACATCCAAGGATGGAAGAGATTAtgctataaaaattttcaaaacttCTATCCTAGTCTTTAAAGACAGAGATAAATATGTTTCAGGTGAATATAGATTCAGAAATGGCTACTGTCGCTCAAACCCACGTAAAATGGTAAAGACATGGGCTGAAAAAGAAATGAGGAATCTGGTAAGACTTCATAATGCCCAGTTGAATGTTCCAGAACCTATTATATTACGTAGTCATGTTTTAGTAATGACTTTTATGGGGGAGAACGGCTGGCCATCTCCTAAGCTAAAAGATGTTGAGATATCACAGTCTACAGCTAGATCATTGTATAGAGATTGCATAATTATGATGtggaaaatgtttaatatttgtaaacTAGTGCATGCAGATTTATCAGAGTTTAACCTTCTCTACCACGAAGGAAATGTGGTTGTGATAGATGTATCACAGTCTGTTGAGCATGACCATCCACATGCTTTCGAATTTTTAAGAAAGGATTGTACAAACATCAGTGATTTCTTTAGAAAGAAAGGTGTAGCTACTTTAACTGTAAAAGAGTTGTTTGATTTTATAACTGATGCATCAATAAATGAAGGCAATCTTGAAGAGTGTCTAGAGAAACTCTCTGAAAAGGCTGCATCCAGAAATTTTGAAGAGTTGACAGCTCAGGAGCAAATTGAAGAAGAGGcctttaagaatatttatattcCTAAAAGACTGACTGaggtaaaaatgtttttaaatgtattttatttctttgccCATGTAATTGTTCTGCGTTTTTAGTAAACAATAGCCTgtatacattaatttttttatgttatgtgaGAAATGTTCTATGATTTATCTGCAACCTAATTATATGTTTTGACAAGTATCTTTATTCATTCTAAAACACATTACCTAGTTCTTCTATTATTCTGTTCCAGGTTATTAACTATGAACGTGACATCAATAAAGCCAAGAAAGGAGAGACAGATGACTTGGCATACAAGAAAATTGCAGGTTTCAATGAGGATCTAACAGGAACTGTGAATAAGCCTGACATTCTCCAGGAGGATGGTATATCAGACAGTGGGTCTGAAAACAGTTCAGATGAAGAAGTTAATGAGAACAGtatgtatattctatatatattcttcgacggccgattggcgcaatttgttcccacatctggaaaatgtttgtttgatgagcatgaatgttttccagtgtctgggtatttatatgtatattctaagtatttatgcatattattcatataaatattcatcagtcatcttagtacccataacacaagctacacttactttggggtaaatggcaatgtgtgtattgtcgaagtacatttattcatttatattctaGATCCATAATTaatcatataatataaactagaTTTAATCTAAAAAGACATGCAACAGAAGATTATTTGAGGGTCATCTTCTACACAAAGGAAATAAAGAATTTGTAGCAACTAAATTACAAGCCATTTGTAAATGGTAAATtacaatatcaacccattaacagcccactacagggcatggatctCCCCCCACattaagaaggggttaaggcatgctggtccagtgcggtttggtggaaaattaagtttactgggttaaaattatataaagtatctGAAATCAAAATATGGtcaatacaaaatatactttttgcCTGCATGTACCTTCTGTACCTACTTCAAAAAATGCTAGTCTTTGTTCAGCAGTGTCACGCTGTGAAAATTTTTGTGGAGATCACAAAGCTCAGCCATCCCATTGTTGGGGGTAGTATTactttcttaattctttgttcaaatttattatttattattgttttattagtttcataatgaggatgttttatatattatgcctATTTGCCTAACTAACAAGTACCCAGTAACAAAGTAcctgtggcgtgcacttcatacatgcacaacagtactgcctaccctaaaatttatgtataactcgtatagcAGGAGAATTTTTTTGgctttatgcaattttcctgtattttaactagctaggttAGGGCGCGGACGCTGTGAGAAATTTATTAACTAGTAAGTGGGCCTCTGGTTCATAAGATTCCACTAGCTGAGAAAGTTGACCTGCGCTGGAGCTTGAATTTCCCTTCAATTGCAAGATGAGAGTATGAAACCCTTGAAACGTTACCCTTTACCTACTTAAACATTAACAATCACAAATGACCATCTCTGGCactttacttataaaaaaaattattcttattatttaagaataaaCAACTGCAAAAAATCAAGGGTCATGTgatcagtggtgtgcatagaggatatgcacagggaatgcagatgatataaaataaataatatctccattacaagttataaaaaacttaaggacaggcattgtaagagttataaaaagcctaagtatttatatctcgtactagagattttctccattttataccatctgcataccctgtgcataacatctaagcacgccactgcatgtgaTCTAATAGTGACATCAAGTAAGTAATTGATTGTGCTGGATAAGAAATGTTGAACAAAGTCAGTTACAGAATGGATGACTGACTCGCAATCTGGAGGGATCAGTTGAGCTACACATCTTATGGTTAAAGCAACCatcattttaattgtttgtatgGTAGGAAACTTTGGCTGCAGCTGGTACAACCATACTGACAAAGCTGCCAAGTCATTTTGCATGGTGGTGAGGAACCTAGTATAGATATTGACTGCCgagtagcgcagtgggcagcgaccatgctttctgagtccaaggtcgtgggttcgattcctataactggaaaatgtttgtgtggaaaacataaatgtttttcagcgtgtgtattatattcgtaaaaaatatatattcatcagctatcttagtacccataacacaagttacggttactttggggctagatggcggtgtgtgtattgtggtagtatattagtatatatatatatatatatatattatataatagatttaagtGTACGTACAAATACATTTCCTAAAGTTATTGATGATTTCTAATTCCAGAGGCTCAGTTCAAGAACAGTGCGAGGCCTCGCGATGAATCGCCCGATActaaaaaagcaagaaaaaaagcAGTCAAAGAGGAACAAGCTGAGAGgagaaaaactaaaacaaagaaacatgTAAAAAAGAGACGAGACAAAGGTtgtggtaaaaaataatacaagttataaaaattatataatatacaaagtgTATACAAgttcatgttttattattttttagaccTCACGTACTgttatacgtatttatttttatatatgtatttatagtatatCTTTATTTTGATAAACTATGAATAGCTATATAAAAATTCACAGTGTTTCACCagaacataaaaattaattcacCAAAATACCTCGGTTTTTCTCGTCAAACTCATTGTCAAAGATTTCCGATG is a window encoding:
- the LOC120630598 gene encoding serine/threonine-protein kinase RIO1; this encodes MADGQFSDYEEDISKKVKTVRFAETPEVRILSSDELDSDDYFYDSDEQFGYGKKENVNAQNPTTKVTSYQPTEKLFKRYINKISVDKYEPAINDRAQKFMDLNDRKSDNGRIRIKDKHDRATAEQVMDPRTKMILFKLLNRGIINEINGCISTGKEANVYHATSKDGRDYAIKIFKTSILVFKDRDKYVSGEYRFRNGYCRSNPRKMVKTWAEKEMRNLVRLHNAQLNVPEPIILRSHVLVMTFMGENGWPSPKLKDVEISQSTARSLYRDCIIMMWKMFNICKLVHADLSEFNLLYHEGNVVVIDVSQSVEHDHPHAFEFLRKDCTNISDFFRKKGVATLTVKELFDFITDASINEGNLEECLEKLSEKAASRNFEELTAQEQIEEEAFKNIYIPKRLTEVINYERDINKAKKGETDDLAYKKIAGFNEDLTGTVNKPDILQEDGISDSGSENSSDEEVNENKAQFKNSARPRDESPDTKKARKKAVKEEQAERRKTKTKKHVKKRRDKGCGKK